A genomic segment from uncultured Alistipes sp. encodes:
- a CDS encoding glucuronyl hydrolase yields the protein MTVLTKCAVALLLAGGAVACSQAPKKVSIIDENIAVAKQQLAMLADSSEMTGAIRIPSTYKNGRIDYVPTDDWVSGFFAGSLWYMYELTGDEAWAERARKHTEILDSIQYLQWHHDVGFMIYDSYGNGLRLKNIPGYKEVIVQTAKSLSTRFREVPGVIQSWDADRGWQGERGWQCPVIIDNMMNLELMFKATEFSGDSTFYNIAVKHADRTMQEHFRDDYSCYHVVDYDLTDGHVRGRCTAQGYADESAWARGQAWAVYGYTACYRYTGDKRYLDHAEKVADFMLNDANMPEDLVPYWDYDAPNIPDEPRDVSTAAVLASALYEMYTYTNNELYKQKADKMVESLSSPAYRAPVGENGGFLLMHSVGSIPHGSNIDVPLNYADYYFLEALIRKGYIEKGEPLF from the coding sequence ATGACTGTTTTAACCAAGTGTGCGGTTGCCCTGCTTTTGGCGGGAGGAGCCGTAGCCTGCTCGCAGGCGCCGAAAAAAGTTTCGATCATCGACGAAAATATTGCTGTCGCCAAGCAGCAGTTGGCGATGCTGGCCGATTCGAGCGAAATGACCGGTGCGATCCGCATTCCCTCGACCTACAAGAACGGTCGTATCGACTATGTCCCGACCGACGACTGGGTGAGCGGCTTCTTCGCCGGGAGCCTCTGGTACATGTATGAACTGACGGGAGACGAGGCCTGGGCGGAGCGTGCACGCAAACATACCGAGATTCTCGACTCGATCCAGTATCTGCAGTGGCACCACGACGTCGGGTTCATGATCTACGACAGCTACGGCAACGGCCTGCGCCTGAAGAACATTCCGGGTTACAAGGAGGTGATCGTACAGACCGCGAAGTCGTTGTCGACACGTTTCCGCGAGGTGCCGGGCGTCATCCAGTCGTGGGATGCCGACCGCGGCTGGCAGGGTGAGCGCGGGTGGCAGTGCCCGGTGATCATCGACAACATGATGAACCTCGAGCTGATGTTCAAGGCCACGGAGTTCTCGGGCGACAGCACCTTCTACAACATCGCCGTGAAGCACGCCGACCGCACGATGCAGGAGCACTTCCGCGACGATTACAGCTGCTACCATGTCGTGGACTACGACCTCACGGACGGCCATGTCCGGGGCCGCTGCACGGCGCAGGGTTATGCCGACGAGTCGGCATGGGCCCGCGGACAGGCGTGGGCCGTCTACGGCTATACGGCCTGCTACCGCTATACGGGAGACAAGCGCTACCTGGACCATGCGGAGAAGGTGGCCGATTTCATGCTCAACGACGCGAACATGCCCGAGGACCTGGTGCCTTACTGGGACTACGACGCTCCGAACATCCCCGACGAGCCGCGCGACGTCTCGACGGCCGCCGTGCTGGCTTCGGCCCTTTACGAAATGTATACCTACACGAACAACGAACTCTACAAGCAGAAGGCCGACAAGATGGTCGAATCGCTCTCGTCGCCGGCTTACCGGGCTCCGGTGGGCGAGAACGGCGGGTTCCTGCTGATGCACTCCGTGGGGAGCATCCCGCACGGCAGCAACATCGACGTGCCGCTGAACTATGCCGACTACTACTTCCTCGAAGCGCTGATCCGCAAGGGCTACATCGAGAAGGGTGAACCGTTGTTCTAA